A stretch of DNA from Lotus japonicus ecotype B-129 chromosome 4, LjGifu_v1.2:
ATCTAATCCAACTGACTTATTCAtttgaaaaaatgaaatttttaacattaaaatGTACGTTAATAGGAATGAAGAGCGACATATATTTAGAAGTCcctaaatatgtttttttttttacatcgaaaaaCATGAAGTCCCTAAATATGTTAAACATTGATAAAGTTaacctaaataaaaaaaaaatcgttAACCGATACAAATCCTTATAGGGACTAAATCTTGGCCCTAGGAATTAATTTACAATATTTTACACAATCAAGAATATTCAAAACGAATTTCCTAATTCAAACGTATTCCTGTCTAGGAATTAACTTACACATTCAAGAATATTCAAACGTATTTTCTAATTCCAGGAACTAACTTGCTAGTAACAAAATCTTCCGGGACCATTAGCAAATATTGAGGCAACAACTAAAATGAAAGTGACCCATAGCAAAAATGGTAGCTAGGGAACTAAAATATTCGAcctaatatttaaatataagaTGATAGTTAGCAGTTTTTTTCAACAATTTGGACTATATTTTGCTCCAAGCATGCACTAAAAACTTTTTTAATTGTATTACCACTTTGTATACCATAATTGGACAAAAGTTTGCACTTCGCAGCCAGTAATGACTTAGAATTAAAATAGTACCAAAAAATCAGAATTCAACAATCAGATTTGATTTCAGCCAAAAAGTAAGAGCATGTGGCGTGTAAAGTTGATTTCTTCTTCTATTAATTAACTCCGTTAGTTACATTGCATTAACACCATCAACCCAATTAGGAGCTGGAAGATCAGAATTAGACAGAAACAGAGACATTTTGGAAGCAGAAGCAATATACAGAGGACTAAGCTTTGTCTTTCTAAGAAAAATCTATACCAAAATTCTTCTGATTACAGCAGCAGAAATCATTCACCTCCTTCTCAATCAATCTGCTTTTTGTACAGTGGTCTTGAATAAGAGGATGTATAACTTTTGATCCATGGAGAAATATAGAAACCCTCCAACGGAATGGGTCACAAAAGACCCAAAACTTGTCCCCACAATACAGTGCCATGCTGGCCCATACACCCCATCAAATTCCTGCAAAAATCACAACCACCGGACCAAAATTCATTGACCAATCATCTACACAAAATCCATATGACTCAAATTTGAAATTCCACACCTAATTCCCAATGCAAGCATACATTAATACTCAactttctcagaatcaattctgagacACATAACTTATTCAGAATAGCTTCTACCCAGAATTGTAGCTTCTACCCAGAATTGACTTTAGTATCAATTAATTATagaaatttccaaacatgcagtaATCAAGTAAAACCAAAATTGAGAGTGAATGGTGACATTAGTCCCAAAAGCGTGAGGGTAGGTTAAGTTCATCTATGAAAGAAGCCAATAGGCAATATAGTCTCCAATGTTATAAAATGCCAGTCAAATTAGACCTTTTGATCACATAAAAATTGTTCGAATTAGCGCATGTAGAGACTAACTTGACCGACATTTTACAACATGAAAATGCGAGACAAATTAGACTCCAATGTTGTCAAATGCCAGTCAAGTTAGACCTTTTGATCACATAAAGATTGTTCAAATTAGCGTATGTAGAGACGCATGTAGAGACTAACTTGACCTACATTTTACAAAATGATTACATGATGGGATTAAATTGCTTATTATTTTGGGACAAACTAGACCATCATTCACATTCACACTCACTTTCAGAGACCAATTTGAACATTCAATCCCAAAATCTATTCAATAGAATGAGAATGTAAAATGATATGATGTTTACCTTCTTGAGTGATAATGCAAGGGTCTTGGATGTGAACTTCTCCATACTATCAATAGCTTTTCTGGCACAATCCACAGCATGGATCTGCATAAACGGTGGCATATCAGCTGAAACCATTTTCGCCCCATTGATTGCAAACACATCACCCAAATCAACCTGCGACCCACAGAACGATCTTCTCCTTCCCCCACTCTTACCCAGAGAAACCGAAACTCTCTCCACAACATCATGTTTCGATTTCTCAATCTTCTTCTTAACATCCTCAACCAGAACACACCTGTCAATTGAATCcttcttctcattcttcatcAAACTCGGTTTCTCCTTGTGGGTCTTCTTCACATGGTCCTTCTGTGCGAGAACTGTGTTGTGGGTAGTGTTCGGTTTGGGGAGTGAGTATTTGGAGGATTCAACTATGGCGGAGGAGGTCATGGACTTGGTCTGAGAAAGGGTGTCGacgagagaagaagaagagtgtttGGTTTGCGATTGTTTGCGGTGATTGCGACTCAAGTTTAAGCTGGAGAAGGGTTTTACTAAGAAAGAGGATTTAGAGGCATGGATGAGATCTGGGTTTGGTTTTGGGTAGTGGTGGTGTGAAGGTGAGGCTGAGAAGATGGTGGGTTTTGGGTGGTTCGCCGGAGCAGGCGGCGGATTGGGTTCTGGTGGTGCCAAGTTCCGCCGTTGAGAGGAGCGGTGTGCCATGAatgtgaggaggaggaggtgttGGAAGTGGAAGAAATGAGTTGGGTTTTTGAGTTTGGTGGTTTTGTTTTGTCTTGGAAGAGAGAAAATAGCTAATTAACCCTTctagttgtttgttgttgttttcaaGGTGTTGGAGAAATAGTTAAGCTAGAGTGAAGGAAAGAAAAGCACATTTGGTAaagtttggttttcagttttgaaagtattttcattgATTCGATGAAGGTTTAAAGTTTCTTTCACATTCAGGACATTGGAACGTGTGATCTTAAATTCTAATGTCAAAAACGGacttttaaattgaaaattaaatacaGTCAAAATTGTTGTGTGCTCAATTTTTCCTGTTAATATGATGATTAAGTTAGTACTAAATCATTAGTATGTATTTTAGTAAGCTTGACTTATAATTCTTCAGACATATATGTTATGATCCGTGGTGATGATCGGAGCCgaacaaatttaaaattttaaataaaaaatgtgaaGGAAAGAAgggggcggtggtggtggtcacattggttttggttgatagTGTGCAGTGGATGGAGACTTGTGCAGAGGGGTGAGATCGATTTGGTAAGGTACTGACTGTTTAGTTCAGTGACGCGCGAAGGGGAGTGTGGGGCTGAGAATTATGAATTGTTGACCGTTGACTGGGGATCTTACGTATGAGAATGGGATGGGTATTGGGGAAAGGTCAGAAGTAGCCTAATAGGAAGGCAGTTAGGTCAGGGCTTAGAGGTACAAAATAGATTTTTCGTATCACCGATTGATGGAGTGCACGCTTCATGATTTTAGACTAGTACACTCCattcatttttaaatatatGTTGTTTGAAATATGCATATAGTTAagaaaattattaattgatgtatAGTTAAACTTAAAGTACTTATATTTAAAATGGAGTTATATTAAATAAAGAGATGgtaattatatatatgtatgtatatattaaataatgatatagatggaagaaaatgagataaaCACATTGTAAAAcaacatttattttaaaaaataaaacgaaaacTAAAATAATATGTATTTTGAAATACACAGTATAATTTTAGGGGCTCCAAAGGTGCATACTGGATAAGTCACGTACTAGGGTAAAGATATTAAGTCGTTAGATTCTCATAAGGCGGGGAGATGGGTAAGTGTAAAGCGGGACATCCTTTTAAttaggtttttaattaattaaaattttaatttggttTTGGTTATAAGTAACACTAAAGCCCTTGATGGGTTGTTGGTGGGTTTTGAACGGAATTTGTCTTCTTGGCACCAGAACCACCATTATCACCATTGTTCATCCTTTGATTGCCCTCCTGCACCATCGACTGTCCGAAGCTTGTGGTCCAGGACCTTGCATATTCGAACATATGCATGCTTTGAAGAAACTTATCAAACTAGACCCTCTAAATTACACATTGAGTGTAATTCGCATAAATGAGAAGAAACCAATAAAAAACTACAGATACAAATCACTCTGCTTGTGTTGTGCCCTTCCTATGAAGGTGGAGGTGGTGGGTTCCTCTAAAGCTTGAAGGAGATCTCCAATTGAAAACATTTTGAATCGAGTTAGACAAGTGATACATATTCTTCTAGGTGTGCCCTGTCCTCCACTGTCAATAGTAAAACTCTTGTGCCGCTCTGGTGGCGGTGATGACGTTCACGATGGCCAGTAATGGGATCGATTTTGAAGTTTCGATTTCCCTTCTTCATGTCactttctctattatgcttcttcttttgtttataGATATGCTCactgttggtgattttagaatcatcaatgtattttagtagtaatgtgatatACTATAGGCTGATGtaattacgcgttaggctcggaatcgagtcaggttagtgcggagtacacgctcggtgagccaacgcataattgaccacgaatacgaaccggggtccaaggggcggagcccctggctggggtCCCGCTGCCAGGTCAGCGCCCTATTCGAAATTTTTTTCTGAACAGTtgtgaccctagtttgaaattgtttgaagaattgtgacttttcggaacaattgtgatcattcgtgcaaacacaaccttctatataaggttgcttgcagcctaaggaaaAAGGACACAGAAAACAAAACCAGAATCGCTCTCTACTTTCTGATCTGTTCTCTATTGCCAGAAGCAGATTGATCTTCAAAATTatcccaacaaggatttcgtgaacccaggcaagaatagggtcgaaatactttgttcggaaagtgtgcAAACACGATTTTCGaagttatccaggattatcatacccaaaattctaacactCACCCTAACTACTTCTTCCTACTAAACATTGGATCCACCAATGCCATTCTTCTCCCCTCTGAAATTGAGTTTGAGAGGGTGGGTTTCAAAACCCCGAACTCCACCTAATCAAGACCAATGTGGTCATCACAAATCGTGAAGGGTTCCATTAGAGCGGAGTTTATAGTGATGGGGAGTTTGGTTCGATGGAAGAGGCGGTGGAGGATTTGGATTAGAAAAAAACATGAATTTGACATGTTGGCTTAAACATGAATTCATGTTAAGTTTAACAGAAATCCAAACGCATACTTAAATAGAGACACTCACAAAAGGAATGCAAAAgtagtattttaattttttttttataaaatctaCTATTTGtatgttttgtttttaaattgttCAAGCAACTTTCGCAAACTAGCTATGTGTTTATCTTCAAttatgtcatccacataaacttCAATCTCCTTATGCATCAAATTATGGAACAAGGTAACCATTTCTCTTTGATATGTTGCTCCTGAGAACATGTCAAATTGAGTTAGACAAGTGGTGCATATTCTTCTAAGTGTGCCTTGTGCTCCCCTATCAATGGTAAAACTCATGTGTCGCTTTGGAGGCGGTAATGACGTTCTTGATGGTCAGTAATGGGATCGATTTTGAAGTTTCGATTTCCCTTCTCCATGCCACTTTCTCTGTTATGCttcttcttttatttatagATATGCTCACCCTAACTGATTTTCCCTACTAGACATTGGATCCACAAATGTAAGACTTTTATAGGTTTTCATCATACAGAAAATTACAACGAAATCTTTAATTTTATGAGACTCACATACTTTGATACAAGAATGAGTAGAATCACTTACCTGGATTCATTCCTGCAATTGCTTATCTCTTTTAACAACTTATCTAGtgattttttatcttttataacCACTCACTTTAAGAAGGAAGAGGAGAGGGAATTTAaaccttttttttgaaagtgaggGAATTTAAACCTTGAACTAACTTTATCTCTTTAATTGCTAATGACCATCACATTGAACATACTAGTGATAAAAGTTAGTCCAATAAGTTATATGGGTCACATTAAATTATtagtttgttttcattttcGTTATCTTTcttctgtaaaaaaaaattacgtgTATATTCACTTTTTTTAACAATTGCGTGTATATTCTAATAAGGTTTCTATTTGAGTTCATATTGGTACGGAGGATAAAATTATCCCCAGTAAATATTTAAGGCAGTTGCCTTACAATAAACTCAAACTCCAAATTTCTTCTAACTAGAACAATTACGCATTTGTGATTTTTGTGTGCATGTTATGTTGTTCATTTTCGTGCAAAGAGACAAGAATACATTTAATTTTGTTCTCGTGTTAATCGTGCGTCTAATGTCACAGCACACGTATGACTGATTTACATTAATTGTAGCTAGGACTTTTTTTTGGTATGTGTCTGTTTCGTTAGGAGTTGGAAATGACGAAAATTATGAATGTGGTCAATTAATTGGAAGGTGATCGAAAGTGTCatcctcttcattttttcaattcaAGAGTAAATAAACATTAATTACAACAGTCTTTTAAATTGTACTACTACTCTACTACTCTTCAGACGTTAGATTATAGGCTCACACTGAGAACCTTAATAACATctgatttaaaaattaaattaacatcACTTTATTATGTACTTGAACATTTTctttaaaaagataaaattaatgcaacatttttttttcctcaaaGTATCTACACAATCAATAACTATGAGATTAATCCTCTCAACACGCAAAGATCATGTAGACATCTCCAAGTAAGGAATGCAATATTTTAGAAGTACCGACTAATTGACATTGAGTTTTAGAAAGCCAAATTGATGTCAATTATATATTTGAAATGATGTTTgcttttaatttataataatatggACAAACATAGCAGAATATTTTATAGTCTCAAACAATTCTGTCAATATCCTCATTCCCCACCCCGATtatcattttcaaaattttcaacttGTTGTCTATGAATGTCCTAACATGGGACATGGAAACAGAAACACACAGGTTACTATTTAAGTAGGGAATTTATTCAAGATTAAAAGGAAGCATGAAAAAACTAATATATCTGTCATTGCAGTTTGTTAAATTAcgttaatttttaaataaaaagtctTTGATAAAAGCATAATTCTTACTGGCTACTACCTTCTGATAAAACTTTTGATAGGGTCCTTTAAACAAATTATTTcaaagagtttaattttcatATACTCTGAAACTTATTTACATTGACATCTAACCATTTAATATCATATACTCAAAAAGGTTATAttctttttcttaattaaattgaAAGTAAACTTTTTAATGTGGCAACCAAAAATTATTGATTGTTTATAAAAAGTAATTTTGCACTCACAGTGCAAATATATCAAACCCATTTCCCTAGCTAAGCGTCGAAGGCCTCTGCTTTCCGGTGTGCTCACAGCAAGGTTTCACCTTCACAGCAAGCACTAGAGGTACGGTTCTTGAAGAAGTGGAGTTGGATTTGGGGCTTGATAGGGGGTGCTGCTTGGGTGAACGGATTCCTGATGTTGTCCTTTTCCTTGAGCTTGCCCCTCTGGTTCATGGTCCTATCGTGGTCGGGGTGCTTGGAGAGGGCGAAGGCCTAGGGGAGGAGGTGAGTGGTGTTGTTGCTAGTCTTATTTCTATTTGCAGGGAGGATTCAGGTGCCAACCTTTCTTATTTTCCTTCCCCCTTTGCTCAGCCTTCTTCACCCATAGAGATTGTGAAAGCTTCCATGCCAAGAGGCTGGGCTAAGAAGGCTGGGGCTAAGGGGATTGAGAAGACAACCCATCCTACAATTCGTTCGACGACTTTGACGGGCGGCGCAACGGTGTCGAAATTAAAATGGCTGATGGTTCTACCCATTGTTTGGGTTGGTTTGTATTGAATTTCACGTATTTTTACCTTTGAACCCTTACCAACCAAACCTACGATATTCGGGTTGGATCGAATATGTCGATCCGATCGCTATTAAAGTAGTAATAATAAATctgaaatatgaaaaaataaattttttaagtcAAAAAAATTGGTAACCACAGGCAATGAAATGTGGAGATGAAGGAATCAAACAATAAACGGAAATGAAACAACCTAACAAAATCAAAACATTTGAAGAAAATTTGAAACTAACTATAGGCAATGAACTGTGGAGATGAATGAGTCTAAGAGAAGAtaagagaagaaggaggagactTACCTATGTGGCTCAAACAGGGGCTCAATATGGCTAGAACGCTTGCTCAAATAGGATTTGTGGTGGGTCTAATAGTGATGAAATGGGTATCATGAACAATGGTGGAACTGTTCCAATGTCGACTTGAACAAGTTGCTTGATCACTAATCGCGAAGGTCAGAGACGAATGACGTCTAGAACAGTGGAGGCGACAACTAGGGCTCCTGGAGGTGAAGAAGTTTGTGCACAAGACCTAGGTAGGGTTCATTTCACGAACAATAAAAGTGAATTTTTGTAGGGTTTCTTTAACTTTATTTACATTTACTGCTAGGGCCTAGAGTTTTTTTAACAAATAATATACCGGGTATTGGAATAGTTCATATGAATGTATTCGTGAATCTGATAACTGAATTGGCCAGTGTTGGATTACCTGTAAATCCATTCGATTAGACTTATTTGCTTAATTCAATCTGCACTTTCGCACTTAGGTAGGGCGGCTTGACAGATCTACTCAATCTATGTGCACCCCtactaagtgcatgtttggtttaaCGTTTGACCCAACACAGACATGTCTTAAGACGACgacgacaacaacaacaaaaaagttaaaatttgaCACGTTTGGTTTAACTTGGATTAGAAGGATAATTTGATGACACTAACTTCAACTTGGATCCACTCGTGTGAGTTCCATGAGAATCCAGACAGCACTAATGCAATCCCTCTGTAGTATCGTGTCGATCATGGTTATCTCAGTGAAGTTCAATTCCATTCTCATCACTCTCTGATTCACAGTTTCAAAATCTCCATCACTTTCCATTGCCACTTTCGTCTCCATTTCACGAATCATGAAGACGCCACCATTAACAACAACACCATCACCAACCCAAAACCTCTTCCGCCATTGAAGGCAACACCAAATCAGAGATGAAGCGAACCAGACCAACAAAGCTCGACACATTCACCAGGCAACGATCCTTCCACATTCTCATCGCCATTGCAATTCTCTACCTCCTCTTGTTCACCCTCGAATtccccttcttcttctccacAACCCGCGCCACTCCGCGACTCTCGGAACAACCGAGTCAGACCCAGCAACCCTTTCGCCGCCACGACGTGGTGGTGTCCGGGTTGGTCCTAAACGACGCCGCATTCAGTTCGGAGTTTCACCGATCCGCGTGCCGAGAGGGGAAGCGGGTCTGGAAGAAGCTTGTATCAGGGGACCCGCGAATCGCTGCTCCGAAGCCGCAGAACCGATCCGGGTCGTGTCCGAGGTCCGTTACGGTGACCGGGTCGGAGTTTTCGCGGCGGGGGAGCGTGGTGGTGGTTCCTTGTGGGCTGACGTTGGGGTCTCATGTAACGGTGGTTGGGAGGCCGTTGAGGGGGGAGGGGAAGATGAGTCATTTTGTGATGGAGTTGCTGGGGTTGAAGACGGTGGAAGGGGAGGACCCGCCGAGGATCTTGCATTTCAATCCGAGGTTGAGAGGGGATTGGAGTGGGAAGCCGGTGATTGAGCTCAACAACCGTTATCGCATGCAGTGGGGCTCGGCGTTGCGCTGTGATGGGTCCAAATCAAGGGCTGAGGAAGATACTGGTAATGAAATGAGCTAACTCTATTTCTGGTTCATTGTTTGTTTAACAACGTGTGCTTGCATGCTGCTAAAGTGGTAGCTAGTAATAGCATTTTATTTGATGTATGGAAATTTCCTTGTGTTTGCATGAATAATGTATGATATAGATagatgctgctgctgctatgTGGGTATGTAAGAGGATTGGCATAGAAAGCTGAGGTTGACCCAGAATGATGCTTGGAGATGGATTGGATATTCTTATGCTTGGTTAAAGGAATAACAAGTTTTGCTTTGTTTGTTGTATACTTGTATCTAATCAGTTATCACTTTCCTTTCAATGGAAAAAGAGTTGTGAAAGGAAAAAGGCTTCTGATCAAGCTTGTTTATTTTGGAATGAATGTGTGGCTTGCTGATTTCTATAGGGAGTGTATTGTAGGATGTGGATCCTTTACTAGGAACCTTGAAAGGCTATGACTCTCAGTTCCGAGTTCTTAACTTGCCTCTCTTATGTTTAGTATGATATAGTCATTCAATGTTCTTTAGGATTTCCCCTTTATTTGTATTGATAACTGTCTCTGTAAGAAAATGTGCCACAGTCCGCTTCATCGTTTGACTTTTCATGTGTATTGTTTATTCATTTTAGTTGTGATGGCTCTAAATTGAGTTCTTGCTCATGTTCGATTCAGTTGATGAGCTGGTGAAGTGTGAGAAGTGGATTGGGGGAGAAGACAGGGAAGAAATGGAGTCTAAATCAGCATGGTGGCTGAAGAGACTGATAGGCCGGACCAAAAAAATACCAGTTGACTGGCCATTCCCATTTTCTGAGGACAAGCTATTTGTTCTTACTCTTAGTGCTGGATTGGAGGGCTATCATATTAATATTGATGGGAGGCATGTGACCTCTTTTCCTTATCGCACTGTGAGTAATATCATTGAACATGCCAACATGAAGATGGATTTGCATAAGTTCTTAATATTGCTTCTTGATTCGAACAGGGCTTTACTCTTGAGGATGCCACTGGCCTTACTTTGAGTGGAGATATTGATGTCCACTCTATTTTCGTTGCCTCATTGCCTTCATTGCATCCTAGTATATCCCCGCAGCAGCATCTTGAATTTTCAACCATGTGGTGTGCTCCAACTGTTCCTGACTCTGGCGTGGAATTGTTCATTGGCGTCCTCTCTGCTGGAAATCATTTTGCTGAACGGATGGCCGTGAGGAAGTCATGGATGCAACATAGCCTTATCAAATCTTCAGAAGTGGTTGCTCGTTTCTTTGTAGCACTGGTAATGGTGCCAAGTCGAcatgtttttcattttcaaagttatTTGGTTCCCTGCGGCTGCGCGTGTTATTGACGTTTGAATATTTTTACAGCATCCGAGAGTAGAGGTTAATGTAGAGTTGAAGAAAGAAGCAGAATTTTTTGGGGATATTGTTATAGTTCCATACATGGATAACTATGACCTTGTTGTGTTGAAAACAGTAGCCATATGTGAATATGGGGTAAGTCTTGGATTGTTTAAAAATCTCAGTTTGAAAAACTACTAAATTTGCACAGTTATGTAAGATGTGTTACGTTTTTTCACAGCTTCGCACAGTTTCAGCCGAGTATATCATGAAAGGTGATGATGACACTTTTGTAAGAGTGGATGCTGTTATAAATGCAGCAAGGAATGCTCCGGAATCTATGAGCTTTTATATTGGGAACATTAATTACCGCCACAGACCCTTGCGGCATGGTAAATGGGCTGTTACATACGAGGTAATCAGAACCTGTTGCATTTCTGTTTTTTGTAGTTAAGGAGCTGGAGTTGTCTGGGAAAAAACTATGAATTTGGTTGTTATAAGTTGTCGTCGAGAATGTGTCTATATTTTGATCTAAAAAAAACTTCAACTGCTGGTCTTCTCCTTTCCTCTCAACTGTGCCATGCTATCAGTAATCAAGTCCCCATTGTTTCATAATGCACTAAGGTGCAGCACTTTCTTGTCAACTCTCTGAAGTTTTGGGCTGGAGAGACTTACTCAGTTTACCATACATATAAGCATTCAATGAAATGCATTGTTGAGTTTGCAGAATTCTTACTCTAAAATTTGTTGTGAACTTGTGAGTGATTTAATAATCTCCCTTGGGTCTTACTTGTTGCATCACATCTAACTTCTCGCTAGTGATAATTTTGGTATCTGtaaatatattgattttttGGTTGCCTTTTGTTTTCAGGAGTGGCCAGAAGCGATTTACCCACCCTATGCTAATGGACCAGGGTATATTTTGTCTTCTAGTATAGCACATTTCGTGGTATCTCAATTCGAGTCGCATAAATTAAGGGTTAGTGTAAACCACTGCACTTTTTCCCTTATTGTCCTGTAACTGGTCAAGTTTCTCAATGCCAATGCATCTAGTGTCCATTGTGGTTGAAATTGGCGTTTTCTTGATTATGCAGTTATTTAAGATGGAAGATGTGAGTATGGGAATGTGGGTAGAGCAATTTAACAGCACCAGACCAGTATACTATTGGCATAGCTTCAAATTCTGTCAGTATGGATGTGTAGAAGATTATTACACAGCCCATTACCAATCTCCTAGGCAGATGATGTGCCTCTGGGATAAATTGCAGAAGCAGACAAGGCCTCAGTGCTGCAACATGAGATAGCGATGAGGTACAAGGTGCCATCTTTGAATTCATTGAGGAACAAAGAAAACAAGTTTTGCAGTCATAGCTTTTAGTCTTCGATTACTGTATATCCCTGTATAAAATGgccttttatattatttattcttTGGGTAACATAGGAAAGTTTTCATTACTTATCTGGTCCTTAGAGTAACTTGGATAATTACACCACTTAAAAATATACAATCTGTTCCATGCTCTTTAAAATTCTAGCTATCTGTTAATTTATAGGGTCTGTATGTACACACGCGTTCAGATCAGAGTCAAATGCATTAATATATTGTACATATGAAACACATATTTGTGGGGAAGTAAGTAAATATTAAAAGcagaaatattaaaaatttaccAAAATATGGTTAATATGTAGTACGAAGGCATGGCTAGTAGAAGTTTCTACACAGAGAAATAATCATAAACACATGCATTATCGCATATAATGTGCATCCTAGGAGCAGGGCAATGTCCAGATGCCTATTCCTACATAGGAAAACAAGTAGCAATTAGAAGGTTAGAAAATCCAAGCCAGGTGACTGTCATGAAACTTAATCCCTTAATATTTGTAAAACCTATCAAAGTAGATAACTATTAGAAGGATTAGTCCTGCCAAAATGAAATTCTAAGCTAAGCAATTTAGTATTTTTAGATGCACAGTATTGGTTAAAGTACAGTACTAAATTAAAAAGATCCATTACTAGCCTCATGATGCATATAGTGCAAAAGCCTCATAAAGCATCCCAAATGTGAACTAAGTACCATATGTTCTGTGCTCTGCATTAAAGAAATTCTCAGTAACACAAGAAGTGGAAGTGCTAAGACATTGAATTGCAAAGTTTCTTCTTCTACAATATGATTCTTAAGACAACAAATGACCTATGTCACATGAATTGCTAAGTTTATATTGATACATGTGTGGATCAGTGGATGTGTCGTTGAGAGACAATTAAGAAAGGCAGAAAGCTATATGTGCACAAAATCTTGAGTTGCAATTGCCATAGTGATGCTTCAGGTCCCTGGTCCCCCCTCACCTCATGAAAGAAACTCATAATAAAAATACACTTTTTTTACTTGCTGAAATATTTGAAGAACATCTTCTGAGGTAGAATAGAATTCCTTCTTGTTTTGGCATTGTCTAGCAATGTTCCATCCAAATGAACTGGAAATAAGCTTCATGGGTCCAATATGTTTCCTGCGTACGCTGCTAAACAAAAACGACATGTTGATTCATGAGCAACCTGCCACTGCACATGTGCTGCAAGTGTGTGCATGAATTTGAAGTTTGCATATTCTCTGTCTTAATCGTTAGATGTGAATGTATCAAAATTCATTATAACCACACGCACAAGTAACAATCATGCAAACTTTCTCCCCATAATTGTATTTCTTttcaatcatttttatttttctcttctcacATAAAAGTTAGTCTCTATTATTTTAACATATTTGAGAGGAACTAGCTAGGAAAGCTACATGACCACCTTCTCTTTAAAACAGTGAAACAATGTCTTTTTCTTCAAGGAAATACCAGCCTGC
This window harbors:
- the LOC130711165 gene encoding uncharacterized protein LOC130711165, which produces MAHRSSQRRNLAPPEPNPPPAPANHPKPTIFSASPSHHHYPKPNPDLIHASKSSFLVKPFSSLNLSRNHRKQSQTKHSSSSLVDTLSQTKSMTSSAIVESSKYSLPKPNTTHNTVLAQKDHVKKTHKEKPSLMKNEKKDSIDRCVLVEDVKKKIEKSKHDVVERVSVSLGKSGGRRRSFCGSQVDLGDVFAINGAKMVSADMPPFMQIHAVDCARKAIDSMEKFTSKTLALSLKKEFDGVYGPAWHCIVGTSFGSFVTHSVGGFLYFSMDQKLYILLFKTTVQKAD
- the LOC130711164 gene encoding hydroxyproline O-galactosyltransferase GALT5-like, whose protein sequence is MKRTRPTKLDTFTRQRSFHILIAIAILYLLLFTLEFPFFFSTTRATPRLSEQPSQTQQPFRRHDVVVSGLVLNDAAFSSEFHRSACREGKRVWKKLVSGDPRIAAPKPQNRSGSCPRSVTVTGSEFSRRGSVVVVPCGLTLGSHVTVVGRPLRGEGKMSHFVMELLGLKTVEGEDPPRILHFNPRLRGDWSGKPVIELNNRYRMQWGSALRCDGSKSRAEEDTVDELVKCEKWIGGEDREEMESKSAWWLKRLIGRTKKIPVDWPFPFSEDKLFVLTLSAGLEGYHINIDGRHVTSFPYRTGFTLEDATGLTLSGDIDVHSIFVASLPSLHPSISPQQHLEFSTMWCAPTVPDSGVELFIGVLSAGNHFAERMAVRKSWMQHSLIKSSEVVARFFVALHPRVEVNVELKKEAEFFGDIVIVPYMDNYDLVVLKTVAICEYGLRTVSAEYIMKGDDDTFVRVDAVINAARNAPESMSFYIGNINYRHRPLRHGKWAVTYEEWPEAIYPPYANGPGYILSSSIAHFVVSQFESHKLRLFKMEDVSMGMWVEQFNSTRPVYYWHSFKFCQYGCVEDYYTAHYQSPRQMMCLWDKLQKQTRPQCCNMR